A single window of Pyrus communis chromosome 10, drPyrComm1.1, whole genome shotgun sequence DNA harbors:
- the LOC137748003 gene encoding uncharacterized protein: protein MEKPEGYPQVDDIATSTEPSSSGTSFFGTKNDMSLLESGLLRRSVSDIGETYYRFQSKIGKSVDPRLLALVEFFRELYFRRFELFKKIFPGVQDKLIIEVPKKLGMVLAQKKLDQTEAVRTMQRSLSIGSPRDFKGRESEMRLERFKVRTIDVDDGVDQTAKPSGSK from the coding sequence ATGGAGAAGCCAGAAGGATATCCACAAGTAGACGACATTGCAACAAGTACCGAGCCATCAAGCTCAGGAACTTCATTCTTCGGCACCAAGAACGATATGTCACTGCTCGAGAGCGGCCTACTCCGGAGAAGTGTTAGTGatataggtgaaacttactacaGATTCCAGTCAAAAATTGGCAAGTCAGTTGATCCAAGGTTGCTAGCGCTGGTGGAATTCTTTAGAGAACTTTATTTTCGAAGATTTGAACTGTTCAAGAAAATATTTCCCGGGGTTCAGGATAAGTTAATTATTGAGGTGCCAAAGAAATTGGGTATGGTATTAGCCCAAAAGAAATTGGATCAAACCGAAGCAGTTCGGACAATGCAACGGAGTCTAAGTATTGGTTCACCGCGTGATTTCAAAGGAAGAGAATCCGAAATGAGGCTTGAGAGATTCAAGGTAAGGACCATCGATGTAGATGATGGCGTTGATCAAACTGCTAAACCCAGTGGCTCGAAATAG
- the LOC137748893 gene encoding uncharacterized protein, which translates to MHNSNQDSQDQRSMEDSSAMTIEFLRARLLSERSVSRSARQRVNELEKMVEELEEQLKIVSLQRKMAEKATADVLAILENQGASDISEEFDSSSDQETHQGSKVGNNLTNEEESFEILTARRNDQEELSGSDADSSRIPGRSLSWKGRIESPHSQEKYKDLSTRRRGNFTSVGSSSPRHHLGKSCRQIKHKETRSDKFDSQENGVSASSEGLPNGLYGGPEKLRESSEFQEGKILSNGVLSGTIEKQRNRDLDFSGHGRDKDMEKALEHQAQLICQNEEMEKAQREWEEKFRENNTSTPDSCDPGNHSDITEERDEIKAQMPSPARVTAAQAQESKSAEGDVCLPKETVKIQSNGFLLASHIDVGGLQDNPSRSSVASSQVQEFAFPTANGKQNQESAENYARQTSRGSHTDQLLHQSAHKHTSDATSSDAGYGFHKGNAAGSRNDLYALVPHDTQDKLGGVLDALKQARLSLQQTMTRLPLVDGTSAHKSIEPSIPATKTVDRVEIPVGCAGLFRLPTDFAVEEAAAHNTYFGSSGLPSARHFPENRVSVTPDAFVTSPYVETRPTFSTNAADRFSTSQYIEPRPTFSTSAADRFVTSQYIELRPTFSTAGADRSAINPYVETRPNFPTTAAVIFPSSPNVDTRSNFSADNRFITGRYADSGSRVSPPLPHIDPYFDMGLPSSRLTNPPYSNYPSVPDPTPWMTSDEALMRALPRRHYPSVPDPTPWMTSDEALMRALPRRPVGAPTDRYSYYDHTRPNMYR; encoded by the exons ATGCATAATTCTAATCAGGACTCGCAAGATCAGAG GAGTATGGAGGATTCCAGTGCAATGACGATTGAGTTTCTTCGGGCACGGTTGCTGTCTGAGAGGTCCGTTTCAAGAAGTGCAAGACAGAGAGTTAATGAGCTGGAAAAAATG GTAGAAGAACTGGAGGAGCAACTTAAGATTGTTTCTCTTCAAAGAAAAATGGCCGAGAAAGCCACAGCAGATGTTCTTGCCATTTTGGAGAACCAAGGGGCAAGTGACATTTCCGAAGAATTTGATTCCAGCTCTGATCAAGAAACACACCAGGGATCCAAAGTGGGTAATAACTtgacaaatgaagaagaaagctTCGAAATTTTGACGGCGAGAAGAAACGATCAGGAGGAACTTTCGGGTTCTGATGCTGATTCTTCTCGAATACCTGGTAGAAGCTTGTCTTGGAAAGGGCGCATTGAATCTCCACATTCTCAGGAAAAGTATAAGGATCTATCCACGAGAAGACGTGGCAATTTTACATCCGTGGGTTCAAGTTCTCCAAGACACCACCTTGGAAAATCCTGCCGCCAGataaaacacaaagaaacaag ATCAGACAAGTTTGATTCTCAAGAAAATGGTGTTTCTGCTTCTTCAGAAGGGCTTCCAAATGGCCTATACGGTGGGCCtgagaaattgagagaaagTTCTGAATTCcaagaagggaaaattttaTCAAATGGTGTGCTGTCAGGGACcattgaaaaacaaagaaataggGACCTGGATTTCAGTGGGCATGGAAGAGACAAAGATATGGAAAAAGCACTAGAACATCAGGCGCAACTTATTTGTCAAAATGAAGAGATGGAGAAGGCTCAAAGAGAATGGGAAGAGAAGTTTAGAGAAAATAATACCAGTACACCG GATTCATGCGACCCTGGGAACCATTCCGATATCACCGAGGAAAGAGACGAGATAAAGGCACAAATGCCATCTCCTGCCAGGGTGACTGCTGCCCAAGCTCAAGAGTCAAAGTCAGCAGAAGGAGATGTCTGCCTACCTAAGGAAACAGTCAAAATTCAGTCAAACGGTTTTCTATTAGCTTCACATATTGATGTGGGAGGGTTGCAGGATAATCCGAGTAGAAGCTCTGTTGCTTCCTCACAAGTTCAAGAATTTGCATTCCCCACGGCAAATGGAAAGCAAAATCAAGAGAGCGCAGAAAATTATGCTCGGCAGACTTCACGTGGCTCCCACACTGACCAACTTCTGCATCAGTCGGCCCACAAACATACATCAGATGCCACGTCTTCTGATGCTGGCTATGGTTTCCATAAAGGAAATGCTGCAGGGAGCAGAAACGACCTATATGCATTGGTGCCTCATGACACGCAGGATAAGTTGGGTGGTGTACTGGATGCACTTAAACAAGCAAGGTTATCACTACAACAGACAATGACTAGATTGCCGCTAGTAGATGGTACATCTGCACACAAGTCCATTGAACCATCCATTCCTGCTACGAAAACCGTAGACAGAGTAGAGATTCCTGTTGGGTGTGCCGGGCTTTTCAGACTACCAACTGATTTTGCAGTTGAAGAAGCTGCGGCTCACAATACCTACTTTGGTTCTTCTGGCTTACCTTCTGCAAGGCATTTTCCTGAAAATAGGGTTTCAGTTACTCCTGATGCGTTTGTCACAAGCCCTTATGTTGAGACTAGACCAACCTTCTCTACTAATGCTGCTGATCGATTCTCCACCAGTCAATATATTGAGCCCAGACCAACTTTTTCTACTAGTGCTGCTGATCGATTCGTTACCAGTCAATACATTGAACTCAGGCCAACATTTTCTACTGCTGGTGCTGATCGATCCGCCATCAATCCTTATGTTGAGACTAGACCAAATTTTCCAACTACCGCGGCAGTTATATTTCCCAGTAGCCCTAACGTCGATACCAGATCAAATTTTTCAGCAGATAATCGATTTATAACTGGGCGTTATGCAGATTCTGGGTCAAGAGTTTCTCCGCCGCTGCCACATATTGATCCTTACTTTGATATGGGCCTCCCCTCGTCGAGGCTTACCAATCCTCCCTATTCCAACTATCCCTCTGTTCCAGACCCGACGCCATGGATGACATCTGATGAAGCATTAATGAGAGCCCTACCAAGAAGGCACTATCCCTCTGTTCCAGACCCGACGCCATGGATGACATCTGATGAAGCATTAATGAGAGCCCTACCAAGAAGGCCAGTTGGGGCACCAACAGATCGGTATTCATATTACGATCATACTCGACCTAATATGTACAGATAG